One genomic segment of Anser cygnoides isolate HZ-2024a breed goose chromosome 20, Taihu_goose_T2T_genome, whole genome shotgun sequence includes these proteins:
- the LAMC3 gene encoding laminin subunit gamma-3 isoform X3, which produces MAQPGGLCLLALLGLGFGAGGSPACQDPRGKPRRCMPVFENAAFGRAARATNTCGSPPEDYCLQMGARDASQLCQRCDAADPRLHHNASLLTDFHSQEESTWWQSQSMAFGIQHPNSVNITLRLGKAYEITYVRLKFHTSRPESFAIYKRSRADGPWVPFQYYSASCHKTYGKQPRHYLRPGEDEQVAFCTDEFSDISPLSGGNVAFSTLEGRPSAYNFDGSPALQEWVTVTDLLISLNRLNTFGDDIFKDPKVLQSYYYAISDFSVGGRCKCNGHASECAPDETGRLACVCQHNTAGTDCERCQPFYQDRPWARGTAEAANECLPCNCSGRSEECFYDPELYRRSGHGGHCRHCRDNTAGPRCERCRQNHYRWEPRAACQPCHCHPAGSLRPQCDSSGTCACKANVTGWKCERCKDGYHSLSEGGCRPCACDPAGSVGTCDPNTGHCTCKERVEGHLCNRCQPGWFNLQPHNPAGCTSCFCYGHSAVCTAATSYEVTHVRSDFSRGLEGWAAAAVGAVAVPLRWADGEVSTEWDGEEPLDFLAPEKFLQNQHLSYGQPLTLLLGAEGNGTGTESRVPLLRVQLVLEGEGMEVTIPGSESQPRDGKQAVTFRLHEAEEGTEPSLSAFSFQRLLSNLSALRLRVSHGPGPGRLVLSEVRLTSARLGSGVQAGWVEECACPPGYTGQFCQSCASGFKRDVPFGGPFVACVPCACNQHGDCEPHSGQCRCLHNTEGPSCERCSPGFYGNPFAGRFDDCKPCPCPDRSPCTEVPGSGEVVCTHCPPGQRGKRCELCDDGFFGDPLGQRGPVHPCAPCQCHGNVDLNAVGNCDTESGRCLRCLHNTTGEHCQECRTGFYGDALAPSPAGKCAPCDCNPDGSAPGPEGCDPSTGQCRCLPHVTGRTCGLCQPGYYGLQPTVGCKSCECHPAGSRDSGCHALTGQCSCQPGVAGLRCDRCDHGFFGFSAKGCRACNCSPLGAVTPQCHENSTCVCRPGFVGYKCDQCQANFFPDPPSSRCQPCPSCYGLVKDGADRLKAKLQEMEERLQTPGCDVHPGQSLVLGDAPRGDGLPGRHLLQEGVLRLRAAPKAGGDALCTSAGNEQLLALPAGARAALSVQVGRLAGVLSAARGRLSNASQASGCSDHGHPKMCVLLSEIRAVLQSAQREVLHAADTLAATEIPQEIPPQPTNWSRLALDARALAERHGDAVAQVEAMVRRALNVSKASHELLQSLLEGRAAWEAQRELEAGYEEIQQAQEELGTGMVEVAAEARRALATIQQANADMAEKLLQVAAPGQLRDRAGSARSLATSAVSRGKAALSGTESLLASLEGTRKVLGHRKGQAALSRRTALVRDRTMVEAQKKIKQAEKMLGNSLSVSTTARRTAGEAEQVAGESAKRAQAVLQGSKRAHKHAVQLATRVNKTQQELARQERVAEELRGGLEEAEQVGTEVSEMAKSLQEARGSLMADIKTLNDLLSSLGDLEQGTQVEAALGAGRLQLERLRLRLAAPGALSKRLSRLQQEAAQQQEKIQAVESDLAEIRADKKNLEDILRSLPEGCSEWQ; this is translated from the exons ATGGCACAACccggggggctctgcctgctggccctgctggggctggggtttgGGGCGGGGGGCTCACCAGCCTGCCAAGACCCCCGGGGCAAGCCCCGTCGCTGCATGCCCGTTTTTGAGAACGCCGCCTTCGGCCGCGCCGCCCGAGCCACCAACACGTGCGGCTCGCCCCCCGAGGACTACTGCCTGCAGATGGGCGCCCGCGACGccagccagctctgccagcGCTGCGACGCCGCCGACCCCCGGCTGCACCACAACGCCTCCCTCCTCACCGACTTCCACAGCCAGGAGGAGAGCACCTGGTGGCAGAGCCAGTCCATGGCCTTCGGCATCCAGCACCCCAACTCCGTCAACATCACGCTCCGCCTGG GCAAGGCCTACGAGATCACCTACGTGCGGCTCAAGTTCCACACCAGTCGCCCCGAGAGCTTCGCCATCTACAAGCGCAGCCGCGCCGACGGGCCCTGGGTGCCCTTCCAGTACTACAGCGCGTCCTGCCACAAGACCTACGGCAAGCAGCCCAGGCACTACCTGAGGCCGGGCGAGGACGAGCAGGTGGCCTTCTGCACCGACGAATTCAGCGACATCTCCCCCCTGAGCGGGGGCAACGTGGCCTTCTCCACCCTCGAGGGCCGGCCCAGCGCCTACAATTTTGACGGGAGCCCCGcgctgcag GAGTGGGTGACCGTCACCGACCTGCTCATCTCCCTGAACCGCCTCAATACTTTTGGGGACGACATCTTCAAGGACCCCAAGGTGCTGCAGTCGTACTACTACGCCATCTCCGACTTCTCCGTTGGCGGCAG GTGCAAATGCAACGGCCACGCCAGCGAATGCGCGCCGGACGAGACGGGACGGCTGGCGTGCGTGTGCCAGCACAACACGGCCGGCACCGACTGCGAGCGCTGCCAGCCCTTCTACCAGGACCGGCCCTGGGCTCGCGGCACCGCCGAGGCAGCCAACGAGTGTCTCC cctgcAACTGCAGCGGCCGCTCGGAGGAGTGCTTCTACGACCCGGAGCTGTACCGCCGCAGCGGGCACGGGGGCCACTGCCGCCACTGCCGCGACAACACGGCCGGGCCCCGCTGCGAGCGCTGCCGGCAGAACCACTACCGCTGGGAGCCTCGGGCCgcctgccagccctgccactGCCACCCCGCAG GCTCCCTGCGGCCCCAGTGTGACAGCTCGGGGACCTGCGCCTGCAAAGCCAACGTGACAGGCTGGAAGTGCGAGCGCTGCAAGGACGGCTATCACAGCCTGAGCGAAGGCGGCTGCAG ACCCTGCGCCTGTGACCCTGCCGGCAGCGTGGGCACCTGCGACCCCAACACCGGACACTGCACCTGCAAGGAGAGGGTGGAGGGGCACCTCTGCAACAG GTGCCAGCCTGGATGGTTTAACCTGCAGCCCCACAACCCCGCCGGCTGCACCAGCTGCTTCTGCTACGGCCACTCCGCCGTCTGCACGGCAGCGACCAGCTACGAGGTGACCCATGTGCGCTCAGACTTCAGCCGAG ggctggagggctgggctgcagctgcggTGGGTGCCGTGGCCGTGCCTCTGCGCTGGGCTGATGGGGAGGTGAGCACCGAGTGGGACGGAGAGGAGCCGCTGGATTTTCTTGCACCAG AGAAGTTTCTGCAGAACCAGCATCTCAGTTACGGGCAGCCCCTgaccctgctgctgggagcagaggggaacgGGACCGGGACAGAGAGCAGGGTGCCCCTGCTCCGCGtccagctggtgctggagggTGAGGGGATGGAGGTCACCATCCCCGGCAGCGAGAGCCAGCCACGGGATGGAAAGCAGGCTGTCACCTTCAG GCTGCACGAGGCCGAGGAGGGCACGGAGCCTTCGCTGTCAGCCTTCAGCTTCCAGCGCCTGCTCTCCAACCTGAGCGCCCTCCGCCTCCGCGTGAGCCATGGCCCCGGGCCAG GCAGGCTGGTGCTGAGCGAGGTCCGGCTCACATCGGCTCGCCTCGGGTCGGGTGTGCAGGCGGGCTGGGTGGAGGAGTGCGCGTGTCCCCCGGGCTACACCGGTCAGTTCTGCCAGTCCTGCGCTTCCGGCTTCAAGCGGGACGTCCCCTTCGGTGGCCCCTTCGTCGCCTGCGTGCCCTGCGCCTGCAACCAGCACGGGGACTGCGAGCCCCACTCAG GGCAGTGCCGGTGCCTGCACAACACAGAAGGTCCCTCCTGCGAGCGCTGCAGCCCCGGGTTTTATGGCAACCCCTTCGCGGGGCGCTTCGACGACTGCAAGCCCTGCCCGTGCCCCGACCGCTCGCCCTGCACCGAGGTGCCCGGCAGCGGGGAGGTGGTGTGCACCCACTGCCCCCCGGGGCAGAGAG GGAAACGCTGTGAGCTGTGCGACGACGGCTTTTTCggggaccccctggggcagAGGGGCCCCGTGCATCCCTGCGCCCCCTGCCAGTGTCACGGGAACGTGGACCTCAACGCCGTGGGGAACTGCGACACCGAGTCCGGCCGGTGCCTGCGCTGCCTGCACAACACGACGGGCGAGCACTGCCAGGAGTGTCGGACGGGCTTCTACGGGGACGCgctggcccccagccccgccgggaAGTGTGCGC CTTGCGATTGCAACCCCGACGgctcagccccggggccggAGGGCTGCGATCCCAGCACGGGCCAGTGCCGCTGCCTCCCGCACGTGACGGGCAGGACCTGCGGGCTCTGCCAGCCCGGCTACTACGGGCTGCAGCCCACCGTGGGCTGCAAGAG CTGCGAGTGCCACCCGGCGGGGTCGCGGGACAGCGGGTGCCACGCGCTGACGGGGCAGTGCTCCTGCCAGCCGGGCGTCGCGGGGCTGCGCTGCGACAGATGCGACCACGGCTTCTTTGGATTCTCTGCCAAGGGCTGTCGAG CCTGCAACTGCTCCCCGCTGGGTGCCGTCACACCGCAGTGCCACGAGAACAGCACCTGCGTCTGCCGCCCCGGCTTCGTGGGGTACAAGTGCGACCAGTGCCAGGCCAACTTCTTCCCCGACCCGCCGAGCTCCCGCTGCCAGCCGTGCCCCTCCTGCTACGGGCTGGTGAAGGACGGG GCTGACCGGCTGAAGGCGAAGCTGCAGGAGATGGAGGAACGGCTGCAGACCCCAGGCTGCGACGTCCACCCGGGGCAGTCCCTGGTGCTGGGAGATGCGCCTCGGGGAGACGGGCTGCCCGGCAGGCACCTCCTGCAAG AGGGGGTGCTCAGGCTCAGGGCAGCCCCAAAGGCAGGTGGAGATGCCTTATGCACGTCTGCAGGCAACGAGCAGCTCCTTGCACTGCCCGCAGGTGCCCGGGCCGCGCTCTCCGTGCAGGTGGGGCGGCTGGCGGGGGTGCTGAGCGCCGCGCGGGGCCGTCTCAGCAACGCCAGCCAGGCCAGCGGCTGCTCCGACCACGGACACCCCAAGATGTGCGTCCTGCTGTCGGAGATCAGGGCCGTGCTGCAGTCGGCGCAGCGGGAGGTGCTGCACGCTGCCGACACCCTGGCTGCCACG GAGATTCCTCAGGAAATCCCCCCGCAGCCCACCAACTGGAGCCGCCTGGCGCTGGATGCGCGGGCGCTGGCTGAGAG GCACGGGGATGCCGTGGCGCAGGTGGAGGCGATGGTCAGGAGAGCGCTAAATGTGTCCAAAGCCAGCCACgagctcctgcagagcctgctgGAGGGGAGAGCAGCATGGGAGGCACAGCGCGAGCTGGAGGCCGG GTACGAGGAAATCCAGCAGGcgcaggaggagctgggcacTGGCATGGTGGAGGTGGCAGCGGAGGCCAGAAGGGCTCTTGCCACCATCCAGCAGGCAAACGCAGACATGGCTGAGAAGCTCCTGCAGGTGGCTGCTCCAGGGCAG CTGCGGGACCGAGCTGGCTCTGCCCGCAGCCTGGCCACCTCGGCAGTCTCACGAGGAAAGGCTGCGCTCTCCGGCACGGAGTCCCTCCTGGCCAGCTTGGAAG GCACGAGGAAGGTGCTGGGGCATCGGAAGGGCCAGGCTGCCCTGAGCAGGAGGACGGCGCTTGTGCGGGACAGGACGATGGTGGAGGCCCAGAAGAAGATCAAACAGGCAGAGAAAATGCTGGGAAACTCCTTGTCTGTCTCCACCACAGCCAGGAGGACAGCTGGGGAGGCCGAGCAAGTCGCTGGGGAGAGCGCTAAG AGggcacaggctgtgctgcagggcagcaagCGGGCTCACAAGCACGCTGTGCAGCTTGCCACACGTGTcaacaagacccagcaggagctCGCCCGGCAGGAGCGTGTGGCTGAGGAGCTCAGGGGAGgcctggaggaagcagagcag GTGGGGACAGAGGTGAGTGAGATGGCCAAAAGCCTCCAGGAAGCCCGGGGCTCGCTGATGGCGGACATCAAGACCCTGAACGACCTGCTGAGCAGCCTCG GCGACCTGGAGCAGGGCACGCAGGTGGAGGCAgcgctgggagcagggaggctgcagctggagcggctgcggctgCGCCTGGCCGCGCCGGGAGCCCTGTCCAAGCGGCTCAGccggctgcagcaggaggcagcacagcagcaggagaagatCCAGGCGGTCGAGAGCGACTTGGCCGAGATCCGGGCTGACAAGAAGAACCTGGAGGACATTTTGCGGAGCCTCCCCGAGGGCTGCTCCGAGTGGCAGTGA
- the LAMC3 gene encoding laminin subunit gamma-3 isoform X2, whose amino-acid sequence MAQPGGLCLLALLGLGFGAGGSPACQDPRGKPRRCMPVFENAAFGRAARATNTCGSPPEDYCLQMGARDASQLCQRCDAADPRLHHNASLLTDFHSQEESTWWQSQSMAFGIQHPNSVNITLRLGKAYEITYVRLKFHTSRPESFAIYKRSRADGPWVPFQYYSASCHKTYGKQPRHYLRPGEDEQVAFCTDEFSDISPLSGGNVAFSTLEGRPSAYNFDGSPALQEWVTVTDLLISLNRLNTFGDDIFKDPKVLQSYYYAISDFSVGGRCKCNGHASECAPDETGRLACVCQHNTAGTDCERCQPFYQDRPWARGTAEAANECLPCNCSGRSEECFYDPELYRRSGHGGHCRHCRDNTAGPRCERCRQNHYRWEPRAACQPCHCHPAGSLRPQCDSSGTCACKANVTGWKCERCKDGYHSLSEGGCRPCACDPAGSVGTCDPNTGHCTCKERVEGHLCNRCQPGWFNLQPHNPAGCTSCFCYGHSAVCTAATSYEVTHVRSDFSRGLEGWAAAAVGAVAVPLRWADGEVSTEWDGEEPLDFLAPEKFLQNQHLSYGQPLTLLLGAEGNGTGTESRVPLLRVQLVLEGEGMEVTIPGSESQPRDGKQAVTFRLHEAEEGTEPSLSAFSFQRLLSNLSALRLRVSHGPGPGRLVLSEVRLTSARLGSGVQAGWVEECACPPGYTGQFCQSCASGFKRDVPFGGPFVACVPCACNQHGDCEPHSGQCRCLHNTEGPSCERCSPGFYGNPFAGRFDDCKPCPCPDRSPCTEVPGSGEVVCTHCPPGQRGKRCELCDDGFFGDPLGQRGPVHPCAPCQCHGNVDLNAVGNCDTESGRCLRCLHNTTGEHCQECRTGFYGDALAPSPAGKCAPCDCNPDGSAPGPEGCDPSTGQCRCLPHVTGRTCGLCQPGYYGLQPTVGCKSCECHPAGSRDSGCHALTGQCSCQPGVAGLRCDRCDHGFFGFSAKGCRACNCSPLGAVTPQCHENSTCVCRPGFVGYKCDQCQANFFPDPPSSRCQPCPSCYGLVKDGADRLKAKLQEMEERLQTPGCDVHPGQSLVLGDAPRGDGLPGRHLLQEGVLRLRAAPKAGGDALCTSAGNEQLLALPAGARAALSVQVGRLAGVLSAARGRLSNASQASGCSDHGHPKMCVLLSEIRAVLQSAQREVLHAADTLAATEIPQEIPPQPTNWSRLALDARALAERHGDAVAQVEAMVRRALNVSKASHELLQSLLEGRAAWEAQRELEAGYEEIQQAQEELGTGMVEVAAEARRALATIQQANADMAEKLLQVAAPGQRALLAQAGALVRDLGALERAVGTQELSAQQAIAASRTLAAGLRRDLQGTRGFTQLRDRAGSARSLATSAVSRGKAALSGTESLLASLEGTRKVLGHRKGQAALSRRTALVRDRTMVEAQKKIKQAEKMLGNSLSVSTTARRTAGEAEQVAGESAKRAQAVLQGSKRAHKHAVQLATRVNKTQQELARQERVAEELRGGLEEAEQVGTEVSEMAKSLQEARGSLMADIKTLNDLLSSLGDLEQGTQVEAALGAGRLQLERLRLRLAAPGALSKRLSRLQQEAAQQQEKIQAVESDLAEIRADKKNLEDILRSLPEGCSEWQ is encoded by the exons ATGGCACAACccggggggctctgcctgctggccctgctggggctggggtttgGGGCGGGGGGCTCACCAGCCTGCCAAGACCCCCGGGGCAAGCCCCGTCGCTGCATGCCCGTTTTTGAGAACGCCGCCTTCGGCCGCGCCGCCCGAGCCACCAACACGTGCGGCTCGCCCCCCGAGGACTACTGCCTGCAGATGGGCGCCCGCGACGccagccagctctgccagcGCTGCGACGCCGCCGACCCCCGGCTGCACCACAACGCCTCCCTCCTCACCGACTTCCACAGCCAGGAGGAGAGCACCTGGTGGCAGAGCCAGTCCATGGCCTTCGGCATCCAGCACCCCAACTCCGTCAACATCACGCTCCGCCTGG GCAAGGCCTACGAGATCACCTACGTGCGGCTCAAGTTCCACACCAGTCGCCCCGAGAGCTTCGCCATCTACAAGCGCAGCCGCGCCGACGGGCCCTGGGTGCCCTTCCAGTACTACAGCGCGTCCTGCCACAAGACCTACGGCAAGCAGCCCAGGCACTACCTGAGGCCGGGCGAGGACGAGCAGGTGGCCTTCTGCACCGACGAATTCAGCGACATCTCCCCCCTGAGCGGGGGCAACGTGGCCTTCTCCACCCTCGAGGGCCGGCCCAGCGCCTACAATTTTGACGGGAGCCCCGcgctgcag GAGTGGGTGACCGTCACCGACCTGCTCATCTCCCTGAACCGCCTCAATACTTTTGGGGACGACATCTTCAAGGACCCCAAGGTGCTGCAGTCGTACTACTACGCCATCTCCGACTTCTCCGTTGGCGGCAG GTGCAAATGCAACGGCCACGCCAGCGAATGCGCGCCGGACGAGACGGGACGGCTGGCGTGCGTGTGCCAGCACAACACGGCCGGCACCGACTGCGAGCGCTGCCAGCCCTTCTACCAGGACCGGCCCTGGGCTCGCGGCACCGCCGAGGCAGCCAACGAGTGTCTCC cctgcAACTGCAGCGGCCGCTCGGAGGAGTGCTTCTACGACCCGGAGCTGTACCGCCGCAGCGGGCACGGGGGCCACTGCCGCCACTGCCGCGACAACACGGCCGGGCCCCGCTGCGAGCGCTGCCGGCAGAACCACTACCGCTGGGAGCCTCGGGCCgcctgccagccctgccactGCCACCCCGCAG GCTCCCTGCGGCCCCAGTGTGACAGCTCGGGGACCTGCGCCTGCAAAGCCAACGTGACAGGCTGGAAGTGCGAGCGCTGCAAGGACGGCTATCACAGCCTGAGCGAAGGCGGCTGCAG ACCCTGCGCCTGTGACCCTGCCGGCAGCGTGGGCACCTGCGACCCCAACACCGGACACTGCACCTGCAAGGAGAGGGTGGAGGGGCACCTCTGCAACAG GTGCCAGCCTGGATGGTTTAACCTGCAGCCCCACAACCCCGCCGGCTGCACCAGCTGCTTCTGCTACGGCCACTCCGCCGTCTGCACGGCAGCGACCAGCTACGAGGTGACCCATGTGCGCTCAGACTTCAGCCGAG ggctggagggctgggctgcagctgcggTGGGTGCCGTGGCCGTGCCTCTGCGCTGGGCTGATGGGGAGGTGAGCACCGAGTGGGACGGAGAGGAGCCGCTGGATTTTCTTGCACCAG AGAAGTTTCTGCAGAACCAGCATCTCAGTTACGGGCAGCCCCTgaccctgctgctgggagcagaggggaacgGGACCGGGACAGAGAGCAGGGTGCCCCTGCTCCGCGtccagctggtgctggagggTGAGGGGATGGAGGTCACCATCCCCGGCAGCGAGAGCCAGCCACGGGATGGAAAGCAGGCTGTCACCTTCAG GCTGCACGAGGCCGAGGAGGGCACGGAGCCTTCGCTGTCAGCCTTCAGCTTCCAGCGCCTGCTCTCCAACCTGAGCGCCCTCCGCCTCCGCGTGAGCCATGGCCCCGGGCCAG GCAGGCTGGTGCTGAGCGAGGTCCGGCTCACATCGGCTCGCCTCGGGTCGGGTGTGCAGGCGGGCTGGGTGGAGGAGTGCGCGTGTCCCCCGGGCTACACCGGTCAGTTCTGCCAGTCCTGCGCTTCCGGCTTCAAGCGGGACGTCCCCTTCGGTGGCCCCTTCGTCGCCTGCGTGCCCTGCGCCTGCAACCAGCACGGGGACTGCGAGCCCCACTCAG GGCAGTGCCGGTGCCTGCACAACACAGAAGGTCCCTCCTGCGAGCGCTGCAGCCCCGGGTTTTATGGCAACCCCTTCGCGGGGCGCTTCGACGACTGCAAGCCCTGCCCGTGCCCCGACCGCTCGCCCTGCACCGAGGTGCCCGGCAGCGGGGAGGTGGTGTGCACCCACTGCCCCCCGGGGCAGAGAG GGAAACGCTGTGAGCTGTGCGACGACGGCTTTTTCggggaccccctggggcagAGGGGCCCCGTGCATCCCTGCGCCCCCTGCCAGTGTCACGGGAACGTGGACCTCAACGCCGTGGGGAACTGCGACACCGAGTCCGGCCGGTGCCTGCGCTGCCTGCACAACACGACGGGCGAGCACTGCCAGGAGTGTCGGACGGGCTTCTACGGGGACGCgctggcccccagccccgccgggaAGTGTGCGC CTTGCGATTGCAACCCCGACGgctcagccccggggccggAGGGCTGCGATCCCAGCACGGGCCAGTGCCGCTGCCTCCCGCACGTGACGGGCAGGACCTGCGGGCTCTGCCAGCCCGGCTACTACGGGCTGCAGCCCACCGTGGGCTGCAAGAG CTGCGAGTGCCACCCGGCGGGGTCGCGGGACAGCGGGTGCCACGCGCTGACGGGGCAGTGCTCCTGCCAGCCGGGCGTCGCGGGGCTGCGCTGCGACAGATGCGACCACGGCTTCTTTGGATTCTCTGCCAAGGGCTGTCGAG CCTGCAACTGCTCCCCGCTGGGTGCCGTCACACCGCAGTGCCACGAGAACAGCACCTGCGTCTGCCGCCCCGGCTTCGTGGGGTACAAGTGCGACCAGTGCCAGGCCAACTTCTTCCCCGACCCGCCGAGCTCCCGCTGCCAGCCGTGCCCCTCCTGCTACGGGCTGGTGAAGGACGGG GCTGACCGGCTGAAGGCGAAGCTGCAGGAGATGGAGGAACGGCTGCAGACCCCAGGCTGCGACGTCCACCCGGGGCAGTCCCTGGTGCTGGGAGATGCGCCTCGGGGAGACGGGCTGCCCGGCAGGCACCTCCTGCAAG AGGGGGTGCTCAGGCTCAGGGCAGCCCCAAAGGCAGGTGGAGATGCCTTATGCACGTCTGCAGGCAACGAGCAGCTCCTTGCACTGCCCGCAGGTGCCCGGGCCGCGCTCTCCGTGCAGGTGGGGCGGCTGGCGGGGGTGCTGAGCGCCGCGCGGGGCCGTCTCAGCAACGCCAGCCAGGCCAGCGGCTGCTCCGACCACGGACACCCCAAGATGTGCGTCCTGCTGTCGGAGATCAGGGCCGTGCTGCAGTCGGCGCAGCGGGAGGTGCTGCACGCTGCCGACACCCTGGCTGCCACG GAGATTCCTCAGGAAATCCCCCCGCAGCCCACCAACTGGAGCCGCCTGGCGCTGGATGCGCGGGCGCTGGCTGAGAG GCACGGGGATGCCGTGGCGCAGGTGGAGGCGATGGTCAGGAGAGCGCTAAATGTGTCCAAAGCCAGCCACgagctcctgcagagcctgctgGAGGGGAGAGCAGCATGGGAGGCACAGCGCGAGCTGGAGGCCGG GTACGAGGAAATCCAGCAGGcgcaggaggagctgggcacTGGCATGGTGGAGGTGGCAGCGGAGGCCAGAAGGGCTCTTGCCACCATCCAGCAGGCAAACGCAGACATGGCTGAGAAGCTCCTGCAGGTGGCTGCTCCAGGGCAG CGGGCACTGCTGGCACAGGCTGGAGCCCTGGTGCGGGACCTGGGGGCACTGGAGCGGGCGGTGGGCACGCAGGAGCTGTCGGCACAGCAAGCCATCGCGGCATCCCGCACCCTGGCAGCTGGGCTGCGCCGGGACCTGCAGGGGACTCGCGGCTTCACGCAG CTGCGGGACCGAGCTGGCTCTGCCCGCAGCCTGGCCACCTCGGCAGTCTCACGAGGAAAGGCTGCGCTCTCCGGCACGGAGTCCCTCCTGGCCAGCTTGGAAG GCACGAGGAAGGTGCTGGGGCATCGGAAGGGCCAGGCTGCCCTGAGCAGGAGGACGGCGCTTGTGCGGGACAGGACGATGGTGGAGGCCCAGAAGAAGATCAAACAGGCAGAGAAAATGCTGGGAAACTCCTTGTCTGTCTCCACCACAGCCAGGAGGACAGCTGGGGAGGCCGAGCAAGTCGCTGGGGAGAGCGCTAAG AGggcacaggctgtgctgcagggcagcaagCGGGCTCACAAGCACGCTGTGCAGCTTGCCACACGTGTcaacaagacccagcaggagctCGCCCGGCAGGAGCGTGTGGCTGAGGAGCTCAGGGGAGgcctggaggaagcagagcag GTGGGGACAGAGGTGAGTGAGATGGCCAAAAGCCTCCAGGAAGCCCGGGGCTCGCTGATGGCGGACATCAAGACCCTGAACGACCTGCTGAGCAGCCTCG GCGACCTGGAGCAGGGCACGCAGGTGGAGGCAgcgctgggagcagggaggctgcagctggagcggctgcggctgCGCCTGGCCGCGCCGGGAGCCCTGTCCAAGCGGCTCAGccggctgcagcaggaggcagcacagcagcaggagaagatCCAGGCGGTCGAGAGCGACTTGGCCGAGATCCGGGCTGACAAGAAGAACCTGGAGGACATTTTGCGGAGCCTCCCCGAGGGCTGCTCCGAGTGGCAGTGA